CGGGGCTTTTTGTTGGGCGCGCCCCGGTGCCGCTTCACTTCACCGGGCAGGCGGCGCGCGGCGGGTTGCCCATGGGCTTGCCGCGCTCGGCCGCTCGCTGTTCCATCAGCCGCCGGTGTTCCCGAAGAATTCGCTCGCATTCCTCGGGCGAACGGGCGGCATGCATTTGCGCCCGGTGCTGTGCACGCTCCTGCTCGCTCATCATGGACCAGCCCGGCGTGTACCGCGGGCCGCTGCGCCAAGGGCGTGCCGCGGGCGCGTTGTCTGATCCCGGCGCGGCGGCCACCCCGCCCGACGCCGGCGCGGGGTAGTTGCCCTCGCCGGGTGTCGAGCGGGTGCCTTGCGCAACGCCCGTGCCGAGGGCACTGGCGATCCAGAGGGCCACGGCGATGGATCGGATCTTGGGGGTGTTCATTGCAGACTCCCTTTCAACGGTTTTGAAGATGGCGGGCGCGGCCGCATGGCCGCATGGCCGCACTGGAGGCCCAGGCTCAGGCCGAGGCGAATTCGCGCTGCACACGCCGCTCGATCTCGTCCTGGCCGAGGTGGCACAGGTTCAGCGGCAGGCTGGCCTTGAGCAGGCGACGGGCATGTTCGCCCATGGCCTTGTGGATCTCACCGAGGAACGGGCTGCCTGCAAGCACCAGCAGCGAGCCATAGGCGTGCTCGCGCGCGCCGTGCTCCAACTGCTCGGCGAGTTCGCGCGCGAAGCGCAGGTGCTCCCGGTGGTGGGCATCCTGGCGCGGCGCGTAGGCCATGCCACCGAACGCCCTGTCGGCGCGTTCGCGGCCCGGCCGGTCGTCGCCGAGTTCATGGGCTCTGAGCCGCCCCTCGGGGTGCGAGAAGCTCGCGACCTGCACCATCGGCGAGCCGCGTTCGCGCTGGAAAATGCGTGCGTCGGTGGCACAGGCCACCAGAAGCCATTCGATGGCAGGCATGGGAGTCTCCTTTCGGTGGGCTTTTGAATCGGTACCCCACGGTAGGCGCAAGGGCCCGCGCCGAACTTGATGCATCGCAAGATGGGTCTTCGTGCGGCCCTGCACAGTGCGCACATCAACAGCCCGATGCCGGAGGTGTGCGCCATGAAACCGTTTCAACGAATCCTCGTGCCCGTGGATGGCAGCGATGCCTCGAAGAAGGCACTCGACGCCGCCGTGCAACTGGCGCACGTCATGGACGCGCAACTGCGCGTGCTGCACGTGATCGACGAGCTGCCTTACCTGAGCGGCCACGAGTACGCCGGCGACTTGCTGAGCGCAGCGCGCACCGGTGCGCGCGAGGGGCTCGACGAGGCGATGACGCGCGTCAAGGCCGCGGGCCTGGCCTGCGACTCGCAGCTCATCGACGAGCTCGGGCCGCGGCTGGGCGAGTCGGTGGAGCGGGCCGCGCGCGACTGGATGGCCGACCTCATCGTGGTGGGCTCGCACGGGCGCCGCGGTCTCAACCGCATGCTGTTGGGCAGCGGTGCCGAGCAGATCATCCGCCTCGCACCGGTGCCGGTGCTGGTGATCCGCGTGGACAAGGCAGGCTGATCTAGGCCGCTGATCGGGCGGCCCGCGCCTTACGCGGCCACCTCGAGCTGGTCGATCACGCGCGAGACGCCTTGCGCGGCGTAGGCGGTGCCCACCGCGGCCTGGCGATCGGCCAGCGACTGGACGGTGCCGCTCAGCGTGACCACGCCACCTTGCACGTCGACGGCGATGCGCTGGGCCTCGCGCCGCGCGTGGCGCTCCAGTGCCGAGGCGATCCCGCGCGAGATCGCCAGGGCATCGGCACGGGCCTTGATGGCGATGTCGTTCGTCACGCCGCGCACGCCCACGAGCGGGCGCACCGCCTGCTCCGCGCTCATGCGCTGGTAGGCCCAGTCGGTCTCACCCGAGAGCCGGATCCAGCCATCGTCGACCTCGACCGTCACCCGGTCTTCGGGCACCAGGGAATGCCAGCGCAGCGCATGCGCCGCGGCCTGTGCGATCTCGCTGTCGGTGCGCGCGTGCCCGGGCGCCAGGCGCACCTCCAGGTCCAGCGCAATGCCGCCCACGCGTCGCACCGCGCGCTCCACCGCGTGTTTCTGCACGTAGGTGTCCAGCGTGCCGCTGAGCGTGACCACGCCGCTGTGCACGGCCACGCCGATGTGGGTGGTGTTGATGGCGGGGTCCCAGGCGAGTTCCGCCGCCACGTCTTTCTTCAGTTGCTCGTCGCTCTTCATGGAAAACACTCCTGTGGGTGAAAGAGGCCGGGGACCCCGCGGGCCTCGTCGGGAGGGCCCAGTCTGGGCCGCGCACGCGCTGGCGGCCTTGATGCGGCGCAAGTGGCGTCTGCCGCGGCGACCGCGTGCAGGTGGGCGGCCCATTCCGCGGCCCAGCGCGCCGCGTTGGGCACATGGCCCAGGCAGCAACGCACGGTGGTGGTCGTTTCGGCCAGCGCCTGCGCGTGCTCGATGCGCCGGTTCGGCTCGCGGCACAGCATCGACCACGGCACCGGGCGCAGCAAGGTGCCCAACCACAGTTGCACCCGCTCAGGCCGCCAGGTCTGCGAAACGCCGGTGAGCTTGCGCCCGTCCACCAGCACGTCGCCGGGCCCGCGCCCCGCGAAGCAGGCCCAGTGCGGCCGGGGTGGTCCTTGATGGTTGTGGGCGTCGATGCCATGGCCGCGCAGCCAGTCGCGGTGCAGCGCGCCGAACCACAGGGCCAAGGCGACCGGGCCATCGCGAAGGCGCGGGTGCTCGGCCGGCAGCACGAGCACGGCGCGCAGCAGCCAGGGTTCGGGCGGCGCCGCCCCAGCGCCGCCCGAGCGCAGGCAGCAGGGCCAGGGCATCCCGGTCGTCCTGCCACGCTGCGATCGGCCCAGCGACAGGCCGGCGTGCGAGGAAACGGACGCGAGCGCGATCGGCCGCTGCATGGTTCATCTCCGCGCGATGAGGCCTGGCCCGGATTTGCGGGCGCCCGGGTCGGGCCTCATGCCGCCGCCTTCAGCTTCGCGTCGGCCAGCTCGCAGCAGGCCTCGACGATGCGCGTCACCGACGGAATCACGGCCTGCTCCAGCGGCCGGCTGTAGGGGATGGGCACGTTCGGCACGCCCAGGCGGCGGATCGGCGCGGCCAGCGCGACCTCGTCCATGTGCTCGGCCACCACGGCAGCGATCTCGCCCGACAGACCAAAGCCCAGATAGTCCTCGTCCACGATGAGCAGCCGCCCGGTCTTGCCGACCGAGCGCAGCACGCTCTGCGTGTCCAGCGGCACCAGGGTGCGCAGGTCGATGACCTCGGCCTCGATGCCCTGCGTGTGGAGCGTGCGAGCGGCCAGCAGGGCTTTGTGCACCATCAGGCCGAGCGTCACGATGGTCACGTGCCGGCCTTCGCGCGCGACCGCCGCCTGGCCGAAGGGGACGGTGAAGGCCGTCTCCGGCACCGCGACGCTCGCGCCTTCCTGGTACTGCATCCAGGGCAAGCCCATGATGCCCCGGTGCAGGAAGACCATCACCGGGTTGTCGTCGCGGATCGCCTGCGTCATGAGCCCCTTGGCGTCGTGGGCGTTGGACGGCACCACCACCTTGAGGCCGGGCAGGTGGGCGAAGGTCGCGTACAGACACTGGGAGTGCTGTGCCGCGCCGCCATGGCCGCCGCCGATGGCGGTCATCAGCACCACCGGCAGCTTCACCTGGCCGCCCGACATGTAACGGTTCTTCGCCAGGTGGTTGTAGATCTGGTCCATGCAGACGCCGAACAAGTCCACCGACATCAGCTCGGCGATGGGCCGCAGGCCCTCGACGGCGGCGGCCGCGGCGGCGCCGATGAAGGCGCTCTCGGAACGCGGCGTGTCGCGGATGCGCTCGGGCCCGAAGCGTTCGAGCAGGCCGCCGGTTGCGCTGAAAACGCCGCCGTAGCGGCCGAAGTCCTCGCCCATCACGAAGACGCGCGGGTCGCGTTCCATCTCCTGACCGATCGCCTCCGCGATGGCCTGGGCCGTGGTGAGGATGCGTGGTGCGCCAGGGGCCGGGTGGCCTGCGGTGTTCATGGGGTTTCCTTCCTCGCCGCTCAGGCGAACACGTGTTCCGTGGCCTCCGAGGCGGCCGGGTACAGGCTGCCGCGCGCGAACTCGAAGGCCGCTGCGATGTGGCCTTCGGCGCGTTGCCGGATGCGGTGGTCGAGCGCGTCGTCGAGCAGCTTGCGCCGCCGCAGCGTGGCGGCCAGCGTGGCAATCGGATCGTGCGGGCGCGGTTCGCCCGCCCCGGTCGTTGGCTGGAACACCCTGGCATCGCCCTGGAAGTGACCGAAGTGGCACTCGGTCTTCACGTCGATCAGCGTGGCGCCGCCCCCCTGGCGTGCACGGTCCACGGCCACGGCCGCCGCCTCATAGACCGCGATGGCGTCGTTCCTGTCGACCGCGATGCCCTCGATGCCGTAGCACTTCGCGCGCTCGGCGCTGGACGCGCCAGCGGCGGCCCGGTCTTCCGCCCCCGGGATGGCCGAGCGGTTGTCTTCGCACACGAAGACCACCGGCAGCCGCCACTGACCCGCGAGGTTGAGCGATTCGTGGAAGATGCCTTGCTTGGCCGCGCCCTCGCCGAGGAAGGCCACGGCGATGGCCGGACTGCCCGTCAGCCGGGCCGCGAGCGCCGCGCCGCAGGCCGGCGGCAGGCTGGCGCCCACGATGCCGCTGCAACTGAAGCGGTGCGCCGGATCGAACAGGTGCAGATGTCCGCCCTTGCCGCGCCCCAGCCCCGTGACCTTGCCGAAGATCTCGGCCGTCATGCGGTCCAGCGGCACGCCTTTGGC
This is a stretch of genomic DNA from Hydrogenophaga crocea. It encodes these proteins:
- a CDS encoding host attachment protein is translated as MPAIEWLLVACATDARIFQRERGSPMVQVASFSHPEGRLRAHELGDDRPGRERADRAFGGMAYAPRQDAHHREHLRFARELAEQLEHGAREHAYGSLLVLAGSPFLGEIHKAMGEHARRLLKASLPLNLCHLGQDEIERRVQREFASA
- a CDS encoding universal stress protein codes for the protein MKPFQRILVPVDGSDASKKALDAAVQLAHVMDAQLRVLHVIDELPYLSGHEYAGDLLSAARTGAREGLDEAMTRVKAAGLACDSQLIDELGPRLGESVERAARDWMADLIVVGSHGRRGLNRMLLGSGAEQIIRLAPVPVLVIRVDKAG
- a CDS encoding BON domain-containing protein; protein product: MKSDEQLKKDVAAELAWDPAINTTHIGVAVHSGVVTLSGTLDTYVQKHAVERAVRRVGGIALDLEVRLAPGHARTDSEIAQAAAHALRWHSLVPEDRVTVEVDDGWIRLSGETDWAYQRMSAEQAVRPLVGVRGVTNDIAIKARADALAISRGIASALERHARREAQRIAVDVQGGVVTLSGTVQSLADRQAAVGTAYAAQGVSRVIDQLEVAA
- a CDS encoding alpha-ketoacid dehydrogenase subunit beta; its protein translation is MNTAGHPAPGAPRILTTAQAIAEAIGQEMERDPRVFVMGEDFGRYGGVFSATGGLLERFGPERIRDTPRSESAFIGAAAAAAVEGLRPIAELMSVDLFGVCMDQIYNHLAKNRYMSGGQVKLPVVLMTAIGGGHGGAAQHSQCLYATFAHLPGLKVVVPSNAHDAKGLMTQAIRDDNPVMVFLHRGIMGLPWMQYQEGASVAVPETAFTVPFGQAAVAREGRHVTIVTLGLMVHKALLAARTLHTQGIEAEVIDLRTLVPLDTQSVLRSVGKTGRLLIVDEDYLGFGLSGEIAAVVAEHMDEVALAAPIRRLGVPNVPIPYSRPLEQAVIPSVTRIVEACCELADAKLKAAA
- a CDS encoding thiamine pyrophosphate-dependent dehydrogenase E1 component subunit alpha is translated as MTKPPPDKLLWMYETMLLIRRYEETLAQVYLQGKRPPDIPPGLSFDIASGPVPGEMHLAAGQEPVAVGVCAHLRETDTVVGTHRSHHVAIAKGVPLDRMTAEIFGKVTGLGRGKGGHLHLFDPAHRFSCSGIVGASLPPACGAALAARLTGSPAIAVAFLGEGAAKQGIFHESLNLAGQWRLPVVFVCEDNRSAIPGAEDRAAAGASSAERAKCYGIEGIAVDRNDAIAVYEAAAVAVDRARQGGGATLIDVKTECHFGHFQGDARVFQPTTGAGEPRPHDPIATLAATLRRRKLLDDALDHRIRQRAEGHIAAAFEFARGSLYPAASEATEHVFA